AAATAAGACTTTGGGGAAACCCCCTTTTGACgaaaaatacaaatatataGGGCCTTTATTTTGCGGTGTTTCAGTCGCTTTCAAGACAGAAGGAAAAACTCTGACCGAGTTTTACGCTTTTAAAGACATGGTTTGGAGTTCTTCAGAACTGATTTGGAAGGGAATTGAGAGACGCACCGAGGAAGACCAAAAGAAGCTACTTCAATGGCAACTGCAAGCCAGAGAACCAATTCGCCGTTTCAGTGACATCAGAATCGGCGATCATCTAGTCAGGAAAGGTTCGTTCATGAGAGATTTGATTTCATATGAACACCATTTTCTCTGCGTCGGATTTGACGATAAAAAGAATCCAAAGATTATGCATTACTATAACACGTCTTGGAACGCCAGTCTGCAGTTGATTCCCACGAGTCTGGGATCTGGAGCTaaatttgaacaactgggaaaAGTTCAAGAGATGACTTTGCCTCACAAAGCCTTCATCAAGAGCGAAAAAGACCTACAAGCGAAGGGAAATGAAGTGGAGAGAGTCGTGTGGCCAGAGGAGCTGCGTCGCTACTCTGTAGCGGAAGTGACTAAAAGGGCTGAAGATAGGGAAGGAGAAAAGTGGTACAACATTGTGAGGAACAACTGCGAGACGTTCGTCATGTATTGTTTATGCGGTCTAGAGATCAGCCCTCAAGTAACCTCCGCAGTTGAGAAAATGAGTGAGGTTGGTGGACTCTTTGTAAAATCGGCCCGACAAACAGCTCATCAACTTGGCAAGGTCGTGTTGGACTTAACTGACGACTTCAGTTTCCTCGCTGCTCGCGGTGCCGCTCGGAACGTCCTGCCTAGAGCTGCTGGCCTCGGTGTTGCTGCGGCGGTGACCGTAATTGTAGAGAGTTATTTTGCTTATCGTGACATTTGTGAGGCTAAAAAGAAATGGGATGCAAGAGTAATGATAAAAACCAGAAGAGAATTCATCAAAGAGGTGATAAGCATTGTTGTGATGAGTACCAGCCGCACTGTGGGAAGTGTCGTTGGAATGATTGCTGGCCAGTTCCTGATTCCCGTTCCAGTTGTGGGTGCAATTATCGGGGCTGTAGTGGGTCTCTGTGCCAGCCATTGGTGTGCAAAAAAATTCACAGAATCTCAGGCAATCGATTGGCTTGCTGGACG
The Montipora capricornis isolate CH-2021 chromosome 10, ASM3666992v2, whole genome shotgun sequence genome window above contains:
- the LOC138018893 gene encoding uncharacterized protein — its product is MVWSSSELIWKGIERRTEEDQKKLLQWQLQAREPIRRFSDIRIGDHLVRKGSFMRDLISYEHHFLCVGFDDKKNPKIMHYYNTSWNASLQLIPTSLGSGAKFEQLGKVQEMTLPHKAFIKSEKDLQAKGNEVERVVWPEELRRYSVAEVTKRAEDREGEKWYNIVRNNCETFVMYCLCGLEISPQVTSAVEKMSEVGGLFVKSARQTAHQLGKVVLDLTDDFSFLAARGAARNVLPRAAGLGVAAAVTVIVESYFAYRDICEAKKKWDARVMIKTRREFIKEVISIVVMSTSRTVGSVVGMIAGQFLIPVPVVGAIIGAVVGLCASHWCAKKFTESQAIDWLAGRIDNVIEEKYEARRGQLSLTD